The Clostridium sporogenes region TATATTAGAAATAATTTTATAATATAATTTATAATAATATAATATCTAATATAGTTACATATATTAAATATACATAGGTTTGATTTTATATGATTTGTTTTAGAATAATAAAAATTTGTTAAGAATGTATTTTTTATTTTAAATTATGAAAATTCACTTTAAAGAGGAGATTGTAAATGAAAGAATATATTATAATGACGGATTCTTGTTGTGATTTATCCAGTGAGTATATAGAAAAAAATGATATTCCTTATGTCCCATTAACTTGTAGTGTTGAAGGAAAAGAATATATAGATAATTTTGGACAAAGTCTTCCTTACAAAGAGTTTTATGAAGCTATGATAAAGGGAGAGATACCAAAAACGTCACAGCCAAGTCCAGAAGCTTATTACAAAGTATTTAAAGACTTAATAGATAAAGATAAGGATATATTATATGTATGTGTTTCTTCAGGGTTGAGTGGAACGTACAATAGTGCTAATATAGCTAAAAATATGATTTTAGATGAATTCCGGAATGCCAGAATAGAAATAGTAGATGTATTAACTGCATCATTAGGACAAGGAATTATGGTAATAAAGGCTATGGATATGAAAAAAAATGGATTAACTATTGATGAAGTTACTAATTATTTAGAAGAAAATAAATTAAATTTAAATAGTTATATGGTTGTAAACGATCTTATTCATCTGAAAAGAGGAGGAAGAATTTCAACAGCTGCAGCCCTTATAGGGACAGTTCTTAATATAAAACCTATATTAACTTTAAATGATGAGGGCAGAGTTATAACTGTGCGTAAAGCTAAAGGTAGGAAGGTGGCTATAAGAAAATTGACAGAAATAGTTATAGAAAGAATGAAAAATCCAGAAGAAGAAATAGTAGCTATTTCTCATGGAGATTCAGATTTGGATGCAGAGAAGTTGAAAGAACGTATATTAAAAGAGATAAAAGTTAAAGATGTAATAATAAACTATGTAGGTCCAGTAGTAGGAACCTATGGTGGGCCAGGATCTCTTAATGTATTTTTTATGAGTGATCATAGACAAAATCATATAATAGATATAAATTAATAAAATAAGGAAGTTGTGTCGCAACTTCCTTATTTTTTATCTTTGGCCTTTACCGGAAATATGTTCTATTTCAATCTTTATAATTTTAATTTTATCTTGAGCTCTTTCTATGTAATCTGTACCTTCTTTTAAATAATCCTTTGAATATTTAGTTATAAGGGCTAGTAAAGCTTTTTTCTTTTCATCTTCAAATACTTCATAAGCTTTACCGAATATCATTACACTTTCATAATTTGTATCAAATTTTGAAGGAAGTAATTCTACATTATCTACAATAGAAAATGAAACTTTATTGTTCCCATTTATTGCTTCAATTTTTTGGCCTTCCTTTGCACAATGAAAGTAAATAGCTCCATTATTGTAAGCAAAATTTAGTGGTACACCATAAGCATATCCATTATCAAGACATACTGAAAGGGTTCCATGATTAGCCTTTTTTAACAAGGAAATACTTTCTTCCTTATTTAGTTTTTTTTCTTTTCTTCTCATTTCTTTAAACATGTAAAGCCCCCCTATTTCTAATATTATTGTATTATCTAATATTCTAACATTTAATTTTTATATATTAAAGTATACTTAAGCATTATATTATAGTTTTAAAAATTCTTTCAATGATATATTTAGAAGAAATACACAAAAATTATATTAATATTTTATTTAGTTATAATAAATAAATAATCTATGATTATAAAAAATTAAAATAAAAGCATACTATTATCAATGTTATTATAAAATTTTTCCACTTTATTTTGGACATAGATTGATTTATGGTTTATTATAAATATATAACTTTATATTTGTTAATGATTGGGGGAATATAATTGAATATAAGTAAAAGTGGCCTTACTTTTTTACAATTTGCACTTTCTTTTATAGTATATAAGTTAGTAATGAATTTTTTTAGCTTTAATTATAATTTATTTAGTGATAAGTTTAATATAGTTAAGTTATTTATAGATTTAGGATGTTGGCTTATAGTATATTTAATAGTATACTTTATTTCTACAAAGTTAATTATAATAAAAAAAGATAAATAGAATTTTATTTTAAATTTTTATAAAAAAGGAGATACGTATGAAAAACACTATGGAAAATTGTAATTTTTGCAAGATAATAAACAAGGAGAAAAAAGGTAATATAGTATATGAAAATGATTTGGTTTGCTGTTTTTTAGCAGAGGAACCTATTAATGAAGGACATATGCTAATAGCACCTAAAAAACACTATTTAGATTTAGATCAGCTGGATAATGAAACAGCTATAGAAATAATGAGAGTATCTAAAATTATGGTAAAGGTACTGAAAGATACATATAAATCAGATGGATATAGTATAATGCAAAATGGTGGAAGCTTTAATAATGTTGGTCATTATCATATGCATTTGTTTCCAAGATATAAAGGAGACAGTTTTAGTTGGAGCTATGGAGAAGAGGATAGTAGCACACTTGAAGTTGTAAGTAAAAAAATACAACAACAATTAAAAGATTATTTAATAAAATAATTTATCCTTAAAGTAAAGTTATTTTAATATGTTCTTTAATTAGATTACTGAATAATTAATTATAAGAAAATTTTATTTAATTGCAGTAGTATATTTTAAATTTTAAAAAGACCTATTTAGTTATTTAACTAAATAGGTCTTTAAATTTTAGATTTTTACATAACCCTTCCTGGAAGTATAGCATCTATAACACCAATGACTAAAGCTGCAATTATAGCACCTATTATAGAAACTCTCATGGTTGGGACTAAGAATTGAGTTAAATATATTATTATGGCTGATATAACAAAGCCTTTTAGTCCCTTACCAAAAGGAGAAGCATCCACTCCCATAAATTTTTCTACTAAATAATCTAGGGCACTTATTATTACAGCAGCTAACAAAACTGCCCAGAAGCCACTTATAGTAAATCCAGGTGTTAAAAAGGCAGTTACACTTAAAACTACCATAGCTACTATCAGTCTTATAATGTATCCCATTATTCCACTTGACATGTTATTTGAATCATTTTCTCTTTTTCTTTCATCCATTTTTTATACCTCCAATTTAAAGCTATTATTATATATATTTTGCACATTATTTTAAAAAATATTATAAATATCTAAAATAAATTTTTTTAATAAAACATTTAAAATCTGTATAACAATAGAATACAAATTAATTCGTATTTTAAGATTTCATAAATGATTATTAGGCTATACTTAATAAATTTTATAGTTAAAATAAAAAAGCATTACAACAAAGTTATTAAATTCTAAAAAAATGGTAATTATATAAATATAGTATAAAATATAAAATTTTATTGAAAGGTATAATATGAGTATAATAGTTTTAATTTTAGGTTTAATTGTAGGAAGTTTTCTAAATGTATGTATCTATAGGATACCTAGGAGAGAATCTATAATTTATCCACCTTCTCATTGTGAAAAATGTGGTGTAAATATAAGAACATATAATTTAATTCCAGTAATAAGTTATATATTTTTAAGAGGAAAATGTGGATGTTGTAAAAATAAAATATCTTTAAGATATCCTTTAGTAGAGTTATTAACAGGGACCCTATTTTTAAGCATATATCATTTATGTGGTTTAAATTTTAATTTTATAAAATATATTATATTTGTTTCTTTTATAATTGTTATTGGGTTTATTGACTTAGATACTACAGATGTATATAGTAAAACTACTATTAGTGCCATGCTAATTGGTATAATTTATATACTAATTGAAAAATTTTATTTTGGATATGGTATAAAAACATATATACATGCAGTATTATTATGTACTACTACTATAGGAACTATAATTTTTACAACTAAAGGAATGGGAAGTGGAGATTTAGATATTTATATAGTAGTTTCTTTATTTTTAGGATTTAAAATCACTGCTATGACTATATTTTTTTCTTTTATTTTTGGGGCTTTAATAGGAGTTTTACTTATAGTTTCAAAGAGAAAGAGTAGAAAAGATTGTGTACCCTTTGGGCCTTTTATAGCTATAGCTTCTATATTTTCTATATTATTTGGAGATAAAGTATTTTTATTTTATGTATCTTTTATAACAACTTATTTTTAAAGTAGATAATATTATATAGTTATATCATAAGTATAATATTTAATAAAATTAATTGATTTTTATTATATTTATAAGTTTATTATGAAAATAAAAATTATAATGTTTTAAAATATATAAATTATAATTAAAAACAATATTAATATTAGATTTTAAAAGTCTACAATCTATAATAAATAGTTTATGCTGCACAATATTATGTTTATAAAAAAAGACAAACTCAAATAGATGATTTCTTAAAAAAACAAGGAATAAATGTAGCTTCTAAAAGCAATAAAGATTACTCACAAATGTCTTTAGAAGAAATAATGGAAACTAAAGAATTATTAGAAGATTTAATAGCTGAAAAAGAAATAACAACTTGTTCTAGTGAAGTATGCTGTGAAACAGTAGAAGTTGAATAATTTATTTTAGTAAAAAATTGATATTAAATTTAGAGAATACCTTATAGAGTAGCCAATAAAAAGTCTGCTCTATGAGGTGTTTTTGTTTTAAATAATAAATATTAATACTCTATTGGTAATCAAATAAATTTCATATAATTTATATTAAATTTATTTAATTCATAGTATTTTAAATAAAAGAAAAGTTAAGCTATGTTATAATTAAATTTATATGTTAAGAATAAATAATATATTTTAATGCTAAATATATAAGTAGAATTAAGGAAATTATTTTATTATAGGATCATTGTAGGAGATGAGGGAATGAATTTTACAGATATATTAAAAAGAAACATAAAAAAATTAACCAAGTCTGATATTAAAGTAATAGTCTTAACTATTATAGTCATAGTTGGGATGTTAATGCCTAGTTCTTATATAAGAAAAGAGGCTATACATGGAAAGATCATAAAAGTAGAAAACAATGAAGGAGAAAAAAGGCAACTTTCGAGAAGTAAAGTAAAGGTGAAAATTTTAAATGGTAAATATAAAGATAAAGTAATAGATATGGATAATCTAGTTAGTGATAAAACTTATCATGAAACTTATGCAAAAAAGGGAAATGAGGTACTAATAAATATAGAAGAGGATAATAAAGATAACATAAAAAAAGCATATATATATGAAGTTGTAAGATACAAATATTTGAAAGGAATAATTATATTATTTTTAGTTTTATTAAGTCTTTTAGGAGGAATGCAGGGAATACGTTCAGTTTTGGCATTACTTATAACTACCTATTCAGTACTTAAAATACTTATACCATTAATAATGTCAGGATTTAATCCAATATTAGTTTCTATAATTATATGTATAGGAGTTAGCATTTTAAATCTACTCATAATAAGTGGCAAGAATAAAAAAAGTTTAGCAGCTATTATAGGAACCTTAGGTGGAGTCATGGTGGCAGGAATTATAGCTCTTATAAGTAGCAATATACTTCAAGTAATAGGTCTTACGGATGAAGAGGCCCAAATGCTTATATATATAACTGGAAATCCAAAATTTAATTTTAGAGGATTATTGTTTTCAGGAATACTTATGGGAGCATTAGGTGCAGTAATGGATATAAGTATGTCTATAGCATCATCTATGAAAGAAGTAAAAATAAATAATCCAGACATAAGCAAAAAACAGCTTGTAAAGGCAGGGTTTAATGTAGGAAGGGATATAATGGGAACCATGGCCAACACCCTTATTTTAGCCTATGCAGGAGGAGCTATGTATACACTATTACTTATATCTTCCTATAAGTTACCCTTTGAAAGAATGTTAAACCAGGATGTAATGGCTGCTGAAGTAATACAAGCACTATGCGGAAGCATAGGATTAATATTCACAATACCCATAACAACTTTAGCTGTAAGTTTAATAGGGGTAGATAAAGAATAATTATGGAAGGATCCATGAATTTTAATTATCATGCAAATAATTAAGGGTATAGTTCATAAATTTTAGTTATAAATTCATGAAATTTAATTATAATTTAAAATAATTAATAGTGATATTTAATTAATTTTATTTTAAATAGCATATCAAAATTAATTTTAAAGGGATAGTTCTTTATATTAAAGAACTATCCCTAAATTATTACCGCTTATATAAAATATAAGCCCGCTTGCTGATATTTTATAGGATATAATTAACAGATGCATTATAATGAAATTGAAGGAGGGATGACAGTTGAAAATTGATATCCAAATTGATGACAGCAGTAAGTAAACAAGAGTATTTATATATACTAGTGAAATTACAGAAGAAGTTCAAGCTATTTTAAATAATTTAAAAAGAGTTCAACAAAAGTATATTTTAGGAATGAAAGATGAGAGAATTTATATTTTAAATCCTGACGAAATTTCATTTTTTTATAGTGAAAAAGGAAAAGTGTTTGCACAAACACATAATTTAATTTATGAAATTAAAGAAAAGTTATATAAACTTGAAGAAAATCTAAAAGGTACATCTTTTGTTAGAATTTCCAAATCTGCCATTGCTAATGTAGATAAAATTAAAAATTTAGAAATACTTTTTAATAGAAATATGTGTATAAATTTTTTCGATGGAAAGCAAGAATATATATCTAGAAGATATATGAAAAAAATCAGAGAATATTTAAATATAGGAGGTAAATAGGATGAATTATTTTAAAAAAGGATTAAAAAGAGCAGTATATGGTATAACCGTAGGCGTATTTGTAAATCAGCTTATCTTTGCAATAATAGCTTTAAATAAAGGCTTACAGGGAACTGTAGAAGTTAATATGATGTTTAATCAATTTATAATTTCAGCTATATTAGGTTTTGGAATTGGAGCTGTTTCTATTGTATTTGATATAGAATACTGGAGTTTATTAAAACAAACTGTAGTACATTTTATAGCTTATGCTTGTATATATTTTCCTATAGCTATTTATGGGAAATGGATGCCAAAAAGAAATATAGCAAGAATAAAATTTGTTGCTTTTTATGTAATAATATATATAGTAGCATGGTTTCTTTGGAAGGCTTATTTAAAGAAGAAAGCTATGGAAATAAATAAAAAATTAGAGCTAAGAAGTAAATAAAATAACAAAATGAACATTATTATCTAGTAATAGTGTTTATTTTATTTATAGCAAAAGTTTATTATTGAAAACTGATGAAATGTTAGGATTTTAGGGGAAAAGAGAGGTTATAGTAGAAATGGATTGAATATAGTAGCTTTATGTTTAAAATAGAAGATAATAAGAGAAATTTTAAAATAAATAAAATTATTTACAGTCTATGAACTTTATAAAAATACATTTTAGAAAAATTTGTATTATAATTATTGGGGACATGACGATTTATATGATATAGTGTTATTTTAATTATTTATTATAGCAATAAATATAGTATTAAAATAAAAAAACTAGGTCTATGAACTAGTGTATTTTTATCACCTTATTTTTTATTTTTTTATATATTTTTATATGTAATATATATCTAGTTAGTGAAAGGACAGGTAAAGGAAAAATGCATATTATAATTGTAGGAAATGGAAAGGTAGGTTACACTTTAGCAAAGCACTTATCTCAAGAAAATAATGATGTAATTGTTATTGATAAAAATGTTGAAGCACTTCAAAAGGCTATGGATAATCTTGATGTAATGTGTATTAAAGGTAATGGTACAAGAGTAAATGTGCTTAAGGAGGCTGAAGTTAGTAGAGCAGATGTAGTAATTGCAGTTACTAATAGTGATGAGAGAAATATGCTTTGTTGCTTAGCAGCTAAGAAGTTTGGAGCAAAACATACTATAGCAAGAATTAGAGATCCCGAATATGCAGAGGAGCTTACAATGCTAAAAAGAGAGTTAGAAATTGATATGATTATTAATCCAGAAAAGGAAGCAGCTCTTGAAATTGCGCAACTCATAAAATTTCCAACGGTATCTAGTGTAGAAAATTTTGCTCAGGGTAAAGTAGATTTAGTTAGTTTTAGATTAGGAAAAGAAGATTTTATAGCAGGGAAATCTATTTCTGATATTAACTTTAAAAAATGCTCTGTACTATTTTGTGCTGTTGAAAGAGATGACAGGGTATTTATGCCTACAGGTGATTTTATACTTAAAAGTAATGATAAAGTATATGTTATAGGAGATCATGAAAATATAACATTATTTTTGAAGTATTTAGGTAAACATCAAAATAAAATTAAAAGTGTAATGGTAATAGGAGGAGGAAGGATAACTTATTATCTTACTAAATTAATTAACAAAGTTGGTGCTAATATAAAAATAGTTGAGAAAAATTATTCTAAATGTAAAGATTTGAATGAAACATTACCAGAAGCCATTATTATAAATGGAGATGGTACAGAACAAGAACTTTTAGAATCAGAAAGTTTAAAAGATGTAGATGCTTTTATAGCTCTAACAGATAGAGATGAAGAAAATATTATAGCATCTCTATTTGCATTAAATGCTAATATACATAATGTTATAACGAAGATAACAAAGGTAAATTATAATCATATAGTTAAAAATATTGGCGTTGAAAGTGTTATAAGTCCTAAAACTTTAACGGCTAATAAAATAATTACATATATAAGAGGATTGAAGAATAAAAAAGGAAGTTTTATTGAAAATTTATATAAAATAGTAGGAGAGCAAGCTGAGGCAGTGGAATTTGCAGCTAATGGTACTACTAAATGTCTAAATATAGCTTTAAAAGATATAAAGATAAAAAAAGGAGTATTGATTGCTGCCATAGTTAGAAATAAACACATAATAATTCCTAATGGGGAAGACTCTATAAGAGATGGAGATAATGTTATTATAGTAACAGAAGAAAATAATATAATGGATATTAATAATATACTAGAGGGAGGCAATTTAATATGAACTACCCAATAGTATTTAAAGTATTAGGACATGTAATAAAATATGAAGCCTTAGTTATGATATTTCCCCTTGTAGCATCTCTTTATTATGGTGGTGGAGATGCTACAAGTTTTATAATAACTATTGGAATAATGTTGTGTACTGGACTTATAATGAGTAATATTAAACCTAAGAATAAAACTTTTTATGCTAAAGAAGGTTTTTTATCTGTTTCTATTTGTTGGATAGTTATATCTTTATTTGGAGCCTTACCCTTTTATATAAGTGGAGCGATACCTTCTTTTGTGGATTGTATATTTGAAACAGTATCAGGCTTTACCACTACAGGAGCTACTATTTTAACGGAAGTAGAATCTTTGCCTAGGGGAATATTGTTTTGGAGAAGTTTTACACATTGGATAGGTGGTATGGGAATATTAATATTTACATTAGCATTAATGCCTTCTATAGGTGGTACTACAATCCATCTTTTAAAAGCAGAAAGCCCAGGTCCTACTCCAGGAAAAATTGTTCCAAGAATAAAACAAACAGCCAAAATAATGTATTTAATATATTTTGCTATGACTATAGTACAAATAATTTTGCTTTTAATTGCAGGTATGCCATTTTATGATACATTAATACATGCCTTTGGTACAGCTGGCACTGGTGGATTTTCTAGTATGAATAGTAGTGTAGGAGCATATAATAATGTGTATATAGAAGTTATAATAACAGTATTTATGATATTGTTCGGTGTTAATTTTAATGTATATTTTCAATTAATAGCAGGAAATATTAAACAAGCCTTTAAAAATGAAGAAGTGAAATATTACATAGGAATGGTATTGATTGCTATAACAATAATAGCTTTCAATATTAAAGGAATGTACGAGGGATCTTTAAAGGAAGGTTTTAGGCAATCATCTTTCCAAGTAGCCTCTATTGTAACTACTACAGGCTATGCTACTACTAATTTTGATTTGTGGCCAACCCTTAGTAAATCAATATTAGCTTTATTAATGCTTACAGGATGCTGTGCCAGTTCTACCGGTGGGGGAATTAAAACTGTTCGTATAGTACTTTTGTTTAAAGCTATGAAAAGAGAAATAAATAAAATTATTCATCCAAGAATTGTTAATTCAGTAAAATTAGATGGTAAGGTTGTAGAGGAAGAAACCATATCACAGGTAGGATTATTTGTATTTGCTTATGTTAGTATAATTATAATAGCAGTGCTTTTAGTATCAGTAGATGGTATGGATATAGAGACTACACTTTCTTCAGTTCTTGCAACTATAGGTAATATAGGACCTGGCTTCAAGGTGGTAGGACCTATAGGCAATTTTAGTAGCTATTCACCTTTTAGTAAAATAGTATTTTCATTTTGTATGTTAGCAGGAAGGCTAGAAATATATCCAATGCTAGTGATGTTAAGACCTTCAAGGATGAGAAAAATATAAATATAAAAATACACTTTGTAGATCTTGTTTTTGTGTTTACAAAGTGTATTTTCTATATTAAAATTAAATTTTTTTATTTTGATATGCCTTTTGCTTAATTAAATTATAATATTTAATAGAAAGCTAGTAATCTATTTTATAAATATTGTAACTCAATTTATATTTATAATTCCATAACATTCAATTAGAATATTATTAGCCTATTCCACCATAAATTAATCCTAATACAATTACAATTACAGTTACAATAACAAAAATATATTTTGCAAGTATTATAAATACTTTGTTTAGTTTCTTTTTTGAACCTAAGTTTATTTCTTTTAAGGCTTCTTTTTCTCCAACTATATAATATGATACAATGGCTATAATTAAAGTTCCTAAAGGGAAAAATAATATAGTTATAGTGTCAGAAAAGGATGAAAATAAATTTAAATTTAAACATAAAGGTATAGCTGCTATGAAACCAAACAATGCAACAATTAATGAAGCTTTTTTTCTACTTAAATTAACTTGAGATAATAAGGCTTCTACAGGTCCTTCCAACATTATTACAGAAGATGAAATAGAAGCAAAAATCATACTTAAGAAGAAAATAGTACTGAAAATATTACCTAAAGGTAAAGATTTAAAAATAGTTGGTACTGTAATAAACATGAGGGATGGCCCAGATGTTACATCTAAATTAAAAGCAAAGGCAGCAGGTATTATCATTAGTGCAGCTAATAGTGCAGCTAAAGTATCAAACATAGCTGTTTGAATTGCTGAAGAAGGTAAATCTATATTCTTTTTAGAATAACTTCCAAACACAACTAGAGCACATCCTGTTAAAGATACAGTGAAGAATGCTTGGCCTAATGCCATAATCCATGTGTTAACTTGCAGTAAGCTTTCCCATCTAGGGATAAATAAATATTTTAATCCTTCATTAGCCCCATCTAAAGTTAAACTTCTTATAGTTAATATTACAAATAGTATAAATAAAAAAGGCATAATTATTTTATTTATTCGTTCGATACCTTTAGAAACCCCCATACATACAATAACAAAGGTTAATGTCATAGCTAAAGCAAGCCATAATAAAGATTCTTTGCTTCCTACAAAATTAGAAAAATATTTTGGTATATCATTATTCATGAATTCACCAGATAAACTTATATAAAAATATTTTAATATCCATCCAACTACTACATTATAAAATATAAACGATCCTAAAAGTGTTATAACGGGAATAATACCTAATATATTTCCACCTTTTAAGTGTTTTTTCTTAAAAATATCTTTGATACCTTTTAAAGGGCCACTGCCAACATACCTTCCAAAGGCAAGTTCTGTTATAATTCCTGTTGTTCCTAATAGTATAACAAATAATAAATAAGGAATTAAAAATGCAGCCCCACCATTTTGACCCAACCTATAAGGGAACATCCAAACATTTCCTAAGCCTATGGCGGCTCCTACGCAGGATAATATAAATCCTAATTTGTTTGTAAACCCATCTCTCTTTTTTTCCATATTAAAAACCTCCTTAAAAATAAAAGGCCACATAGATTTTTTACTATATGACCTTAGCTTTTTAGAAAGTTATAACAAAAGCCACATAGTACTTACCTATGTGGCTCAAAATTAACAATACTTAAGTAACTCTAGCCTCATAGATACAAACCTTTTTCCAGTAGGTTTGTATCTATGAAGTTTAATTCATTAAATACAAACCCTATCTAAAGAAGCTAAAGAAAAACTTATTAAGTTGTGTTGTTTTAATAATATTATTCATAACAATCACTCCAATGATAGAATTTTAATTTATTATATCTAATTTAGTCACTTATTGCAAGAAAAAATATTGTAATTTTATTATTTATTTTATACATATTATTTTTAATACTATGTATTCTATGAAAATAGGAAATAATAGAATTTTTTAAAACTAATTTTAATTGAATTTTAGGACAATAAAAAAATTTTAAAATATATATTTGTAATGTTGTTTTTATAATAATAGCGCTACCTATGATAGAATATAAAGTATATGGGACATTTTTAGTTAGATGTGAAGTTTTATTAAAATAAAAAAAGCCAAGGTATAATTTGGAGGTAAATTTTATGTTAGATATAGATTTTAATCATAAACAGCAAAAGATAATAAATACATTAGATAAAAATATACTTCTTTTGTCTTCTGCAGGTACAGGAAAAACAAAAACATTAAGTAGTAGAATAGGAAATATAATAGATAAAAGTTTAGCTTCAGGAGATGAAATACTTTGTTTAACTTTTACTAACAGAGCCTGCAAGGAAATGAAAGAAAAAATAATAGAAACAGTAGGAAAAGAAGGATTAAAAGTTACTGTAAAGACTTTTCATAGTTTTTGTTTTGATGTAATAAAAAAGGAAGCAAAAAAGAATACGGATATTTCCTTTAATTTTACTATATATGATGAAGAAGATACAAAGGAAATAATAAGTGAATTAAATCCATATAAATTTAATGTGACCTGTCTTCAAAGATTTATAAAT contains the following coding sequences:
- a CDS encoding pyridoxamine 5'-phosphate oxidase family protein; the protein is MFKEMRRKEKKLNKEESISLLKKANHGTLSVCLDNGYAYGVPLNFAYNNGAIYFHCAKEGQKIEAINGNNKVSFSIVDNVELLPSKFDTNYESVMIFGKAYEVFEDEKKKALLALITKYSKDYLKEGTDYIERAQDKIKIIKIEIEHISGKGQR
- a CDS encoding HIT family protein, which gives rise to MKNTMENCNFCKIINKEKKGNIVYENDLVCCFLAEEPINEGHMLIAPKKHYLDLDQLDNETAIEIMRVSKIMVKVLKDTYKSDGYSIMQNGGSFNNVGHYHMHLFPRYKGDSFSWSYGEEDSSTLEVVSKKIQQQLKDYLIK
- a CDS encoding prepilin peptidase, which encodes MSIIVLILGLIVGSFLNVCIYRIPRRESIIYPPSHCEKCGVNIRTYNLIPVISYIFLRGKCGCCKNKISLRYPLVELLTGTLFLSIYHLCGLNFNFIKYIIFVSFIIVIGFIDLDTTDVYSKTTISAMLIGIIYILIEKFYFGYGIKTYIHAVLLCTTTIGTIIFTTKGMGSGDLDIYIVVSLFLGFKITAMTIFFSFIFGALIGVLLIVSKRKSRKDCVPFGPFIAIASIFSILFGDKVFLFYVSFITTYF
- the trkA gene encoding Trk system potassium transporter TrkA; its protein translation is MHIIIVGNGKVGYTLAKHLSQENNDVIVIDKNVEALQKAMDNLDVMCIKGNGTRVNVLKEAEVSRADVVIAVTNSDERNMLCCLAAKKFGAKHTIARIRDPEYAEELTMLKRELEIDMIINPEKEAALEIAQLIKFPTVSSVENFAQGKVDLVSFRLGKEDFIAGKSISDINFKKCSVLFCAVERDDRVFMPTGDFILKSNDKVYVIGDHENITLFLKYLGKHQNKIKSVMVIGGGRITYYLTKLINKVGANIKIVEKNYSKCKDLNETLPEAIIINGDGTEQELLESESLKDVDAFIALTDRDEENIIASLFALNANIHNVITKITKVNYNHIVKNIGVESVISPKTLTANKIITYIRGLKNKKGSFIENLYKIVGEQAEAVEFAANGTTKCLNIALKDIKIKKGVLIAAIVRNKHIIIPNGEDSIRDGDNVIIVTEENNIMDINNILEGGNLI
- a CDS encoding DegV family protein — its product is MKEYIIMTDSCCDLSSEYIEKNDIPYVPLTCSVEGKEYIDNFGQSLPYKEFYEAMIKGEIPKTSQPSPEAYYKVFKDLIDKDKDILYVCVSSGLSGTYNSANIAKNMILDEFRNARIEIVDVLTASLGQGIMVIKAMDMKKNGLTIDEVTNYLEENKLNLNSYMVVNDLIHLKRGGRISTAAALIGTVLNIKPILTLNDEGRVITVRKAKGRKVAIRKLTEIVIERMKNPEEEIVAISHGDSDLDAEKLKERILKEIKVKDVIINYVGPVVGTYGGPGSLNVFFMSDHRQNHIIDIN
- a CDS encoding DUF3021 domain-containing protein, whose amino-acid sequence is MNYFKKGLKRAVYGITVGVFVNQLIFAIIALNKGLQGTVEVNMMFNQFIISAILGFGIGAVSIVFDIEYWSLLKQTVVHFIAYACIYFPIAIYGKWMPKRNIARIKFVAFYVIIYIVAWFLWKAYLKKKAMEINKKLELRSK
- a CDS encoding phage holin family protein gives rise to the protein MDERKRENDSNNMSSGIMGYIIRLIVAMVVLSVTAFLTPGFTISGFWAVLLAAVIISALDYLVEKFMGVDASPFGKGLKGFVISAIIIYLTQFLVPTMRVSIIGAIIAALVIGVIDAILPGRVM
- a CDS encoding LytTR family DNA-binding domain-containing protein, whose amino-acid sequence is MKDERIYILNPDEISFFYSEKGKVFAQTHNLIYEIKEKLYKLEENLKGTSFVRISKSAIANVDKIKNLEILFNRNMCINFFDGKQEYISRRYMKKIREYLNIGGK
- a CDS encoding YibE/F family protein, with protein sequence MNFTDILKRNIKKLTKSDIKVIVLTIIVIVGMLMPSSYIRKEAIHGKIIKVENNEGEKRQLSRSKVKVKILNGKYKDKVIDMDNLVSDKTYHETYAKKGNEVLINIEEDNKDNIKKAYIYEVVRYKYLKGIIILFLVLLSLLGGMQGIRSVLALLITTYSVLKILIPLIMSGFNPILVSIIICIGVSILNLLIISGKNKKSLAAIIGTLGGVMVAGIIALISSNILQVIGLTDEEAQMLIYITGNPKFNFRGLLFSGILMGALGAVMDISMSIASSMKEVKINNPDISKKQLVKAGFNVGRDIMGTMANTLILAYAGGAMYTLLLISSYKLPFERMLNQDVMAAEVIQALCGSIGLIFTIPITTLAVSLIGVDKE
- a CDS encoding TrkH family potassium uptake protein, with product MNYPIVFKVLGHVIKYEALVMIFPLVASLYYGGGDATSFIITIGIMLCTGLIMSNIKPKNKTFYAKEGFLSVSICWIVISLFGALPFYISGAIPSFVDCIFETVSGFTTTGATILTEVESLPRGILFWRSFTHWIGGMGILIFTLALMPSIGGTTIHLLKAESPGPTPGKIVPRIKQTAKIMYLIYFAMTIVQIILLLIAGMPFYDTLIHAFGTAGTGGFSSMNSSVGAYNNVYIEVIITVFMILFGVNFNVYFQLIAGNIKQAFKNEEVKYYIGMVLIAITIIAFNIKGMYEGSLKEGFRQSSFQVASIVTTTGYATTNFDLWPTLSKSILALLMLTGCCASSTGGGIKTVRIVLLFKAMKREINKIIHPRIVNSVKLDGKVVEEETISQVGLFVFAYVSIIIIAVLLVSVDGMDIETTLSSVLATIGNIGPGFKVVGPIGNFSSYSPFSKIVFSFCMLAGRLEIYPMLVMLRPSRMRKI